In Candidatus Eisenbacteria bacterium, one genomic interval encodes:
- a CDS encoding tetratricopeptide repeat protein, giving the protein MMRERISRYRLLEEVGRGGIGVVYRARDEHLGRDVAVKILRSSARMDESARKRFRREARALSLLSHPSISTVFDFDSDDGIDFMAMEFVEGEKLQDRLRAGPIPEIEVAEIGAQIAAALAAAHEQGIIHRDLKPGNVIVTPKGQVKLLDFGLALLCTGGDSSPETRSLTDLGQVVGTLAYMSPEQLLGKESDERSDLYSLGVLLYEMATGKLPFGATLNTALVNEILHLPAPRSGTLGVRVSPTFDALLVSLLEKDPTRRPGSAARVEAALRAIQTGAKGQGAPPSRSVEVETAVFAPRGVESIAVLPLENLSRDPDQEFFADGMTEALITTLAQIQALRVVSRTSAMQYKGARKPLPQIARELRVDAVVEGTVARFGNRVRITAQLIEASSDRHLWARSYERDMSDVMALQGEVARAIADEIKVQVSQEERARMAPLRRVDPEAYEAYLRGRHHWNRRTDAEIRKGIEYFQQAIAKDPLYAQAYAGLSRAYDTLGTYNFLPPSEAFAKAAAAANRALELDASLPEAHTALGGVRFTHDWDWKGAESEYRQALALDPNYPDTYHWYSDLLSAMGRPEEALAAIQRAHALEPLSLTINMSIGTCLFYARRYDDTIAQQRGTLEFDPNFPPALRNLGGAYEEKGMYAEAIEAYQKAMVHSPQDVSAKGLLAHAFAVSGNRDEARRLLRELTDQQGQRFVSSYSLAAVHVGLGEHERAFELLEDAFRERDRGMAWIKVAPRLDPLRTDPRFTDLLRRMKLVD; this is encoded by the coding sequence GTGATGCGGGAGCGGATTTCACGCTATCGCCTCCTCGAGGAGGTCGGCCGGGGCGGCATCGGCGTCGTCTACCGCGCGCGCGACGAGCATCTGGGTCGCGACGTGGCGGTCAAGATTCTCCGCTCGAGCGCCCGGATGGACGAATCGGCCCGAAAGCGGTTCCGCCGGGAGGCGCGCGCCCTTTCCCTGCTGAGCCACCCCTCGATCAGCACTGTGTTCGACTTCGATTCCGACGACGGAATCGACTTCATGGCAATGGAATTCGTCGAAGGTGAGAAGCTCCAAGACCGCCTCCGGGCGGGCCCCATCCCGGAGATTGAGGTCGCGGAGATCGGCGCGCAGATCGCCGCCGCGCTGGCCGCCGCGCACGAGCAGGGGATCATCCACCGCGACCTGAAGCCGGGAAACGTCATCGTCACGCCGAAAGGGCAGGTCAAGCTTCTCGACTTCGGGCTCGCGCTCCTCTGCACGGGCGGCGACTCATCGCCCGAGACGCGGAGCCTGACCGATCTCGGACAGGTCGTCGGCACGCTCGCCTACATGTCCCCGGAGCAGCTCCTCGGAAAGGAGAGCGACGAGCGGAGCGATCTCTACTCGCTCGGCGTTCTGCTCTACGAAATGGCGACCGGAAAGCTCCCGTTCGGCGCCACGCTCAATACGGCGCTCGTGAACGAGATCCTTCACCTGCCGGCGCCGCGCTCCGGCACGCTCGGCGTCCGGGTCTCCCCGACGTTCGATGCCCTTCTGGTCTCCCTGCTCGAGAAGGACCCCACGCGGCGTCCCGGATCGGCCGCCCGGGTGGAGGCCGCGCTGCGGGCGATCCAGACGGGGGCGAAGGGCCAAGGGGCCCCTCCCTCCCGCTCGGTTGAGGTCGAGACCGCGGTGTTCGCGCCTCGCGGTGTCGAGTCGATCGCCGTGCTGCCGCTCGAGAACCTGTCTCGCGATCCCGACCAGGAGTTCTTCGCCGACGGGATGACCGAGGCGCTCATCACCACCCTGGCGCAGATCCAAGCGCTGCGCGTCGTGTCGCGGACCTCGGCGATGCAGTACAAGGGCGCGCGGAAGCCGCTCCCCCAGATCGCGCGCGAGCTCCGCGTGGACGCCGTCGTGGAGGGGACCGTCGCCCGGTTCGGAAACCGCGTGCGGATCACGGCGCAGCTGATCGAGGCGTCGAGCGATCGCCACCTCTGGGCGCGGAGCTACGAGCGCGACATGAGCGACGTTATGGCGCTGCAGGGGGAGGTCGCGCGGGCGATCGCGGACGAGATCAAGGTCCAGGTGAGCCAGGAGGAGCGCGCCCGCATGGCGCCGCTCCGCCGCGTCGACCCCGAGGCCTACGAGGCCTACCTGCGCGGCCGCCACCACTGGAATCGGCGTACGGACGCCGAGATTCGAAAGGGGATCGAATACTTCCAGCAGGCGATCGCCAAGGACCCGCTGTACGCCCAGGCGTACGCCGGCCTCTCGCGCGCGTACGACACGCTCGGCACCTACAACTTCCTTCCTCCCTCGGAGGCCTTCGCGAAAGCCGCCGCGGCGGCGAACCGGGCTCTCGAGCTGGACGCGTCGCTGCCGGAGGCGCACACGGCGCTGGGCGGCGTCCGATTCACGCACGATTGGGACTGGAAGGGGGCGGAGTCGGAGTACCGCCAAGCGCTCGCTCTCGATCCGAATTATCCGGACACGTACCACTGGTATAGCGACCTTCTCTCCGCGATGGGCCGGCCGGAGGAGGCGCTGGCGGCCATCCAGCGCGCCCATGCGCTCGAGCCCCTGTCGCTGACGATCAACATGAGCATCGGCACCTGCCTCTTCTACGCCCGCCGTTACGACGACACGATCGCGCAGCAGCGGGGGACCCTCGAGTTCGATCCGAACTTCCCGCCCGCGCTTCGGAATCTGGGCGGCGCATACGAGGAGAAGGGGATGTACGCGGAGGCGATCGAGGCGTACCAGAAGGCGATGGTGCACTCGCCGCAGGACGTGTCGGCGAAGGGTCTGCTTGCCCACGCCTTCGCGGTCTCCGGGAACCGGGACGAGGCGCGGCGTCTGCTCCGGGAGCTCACCGACCAGCAGGGCCAGCGCTTCGTATCGTCGTACTCGCTCGCGGCCGTCCACGTCGGGCTCGGAGAGCACGAGCGGGCGTTTGAGCTTCTCGAGGACGCGTTCCGCGAGCGGGACCGGGGGATGGCGTGGATCAAGGTGGCTCCCCGCCTCGATCCGCTACGGACCGATCCGCGGTTTACCGATCTTCTGCGCCGGATGAAGCTGGTCGACTAG
- a CDS encoding T9SS type A sorting domain-containing protein, giving the protein MAPEVSEGRYTLRYANTVIADPAGGEIPLCPTVAEIVGSICVAMTDGCDLNGDGASDIVDIIQLVRCALAGPGGASDACPDSVRAKADCNSDGLVNIRDVICCVRKVLDGGGFGSGGGAPADTSGTTQIGFTGPVQWISPTEGRATIEITPGTDFAGIQFGIDGSTSRARIRDLSLFDPTGAYHLETSVDPGGGNARAMLYQTMYFRTGPGSGPVPRSSLAAVPPFRIDVILEAASGSTGTGGLELVGPRSASFSARAIATKSIAPTAEVPQSPAAVPSLSVPAPNPFAVGTEIAYTVPTQRRVTLRVYSVSGRLIRTLVDASVPAGLHRARWDGRDSEGREARSGIYFFKFTAGDVERTARVMRLR; this is encoded by the coding sequence GTGGCGCCGGAGGTTTCCGAGGGGCGCTACACGCTTCGCTACGCCAACACGGTCATCGCGGACCCGGCCGGTGGGGAGATTCCTCTCTGCCCGACGGTCGCCGAGATCGTGGGCTCCATCTGCGTTGCCATGACCGACGGCTGTGACCTGAACGGCGACGGCGCGTCGGACATCGTCGACATCATTCAGCTCGTGCGCTGCGCGCTGGCCGGACCCGGAGGCGCAAGCGACGCCTGCCCCGACAGCGTGAGAGCGAAGGCCGACTGCAACAGCGACGGCTTGGTCAACATCCGTGACGTGATCTGCTGCGTGCGGAAGGTCTTGGATGGCGGCGGATTCGGATCGGGCGGGGGCGCACCGGCCGACACGTCGGGCACGACGCAGATCGGATTTACAGGGCCGGTGCAATGGATCAGCCCGACCGAGGGCCGGGCGACGATCGAGATAACCCCCGGGACCGACTTCGCGGGGATCCAGTTCGGAATCGACGGAAGCACCTCGAGGGCGCGGATCCGGGACTTGAGCCTCTTCGATCCGACGGGCGCGTATCACCTCGAGACGAGCGTGGATCCCGGCGGCGGCAACGCGCGCGCCATGCTCTACCAGACGATGTACTTCCGGACCGGTCCAGGTTCCGGCCCGGTGCCCCGCTCCTCCCTCGCGGCGGTCCCGCCCTTCCGGATCGACGTGATTCTGGAGGCGGCGTCGGGCTCGACCGGCACCGGCGGGCTGGAGCTTGTCGGCCCGAGGAGCGCGAGCTTCTCCGCTCGGGCGATCGCTACGAAATCGATCGCGCCCACGGCGGAGGTTCCACAGAGCCCGGCGGCGGTGCCATCTCTGAGCGTGCCGGCGCCCAACCCGTTCGCGGTGGGAACGGAGATCGCGTACACGGTCCCGACCCAAAGGCGCGTGACGCTCCGGGTCTACAGCGTTTCCGGGCGCCTGATCCGGACGCTCGTCGACGCGTCGGTGCCCGCGGGCCTCCACCGCGCGCGGTGGGACGGCCGCGACTCCGAGGGCCGCGAGGCGCGCTCCGGGATCTACTTCTTCAAGTTCACGGCTGGGGACGTGGAACGGACCGCGCGGGTGATGAGGCTGCGGTAG
- a CDS encoding Gfo/Idh/MocA family oxidoreductase, translating into MPVQGPIRVLLVGTGFGSKVHAPGFASDPAFRLVGVASGHLENAKKVADAHAIPHATDDWKKLLDDVEADLVSISTPVDLHYPMARAALERDRHVLLEKPFALNAAQAKELAALAKSRGVVAVVNHEFRHQPGRATLTRWIEEGRLGRIEHLVMRTRLPGWGRDPNRRLTWLTEKERGGGFLGALGSHDVDQLLLWGGPIRRVFCRLRLLAPTAPGVTAAHRAISAEDCYTIFIEFANGATGLVDTFGGSRVRQERYEAFGSDDAFVVLNGDRIGRPNEKGGFDDLPIPEDLQLKPTPEIPLLAPFRVKVAMLREAILNGAAATPSFAEALEVQKVLDAARKSDQTGTWVDLEE; encoded by the coding sequence ATGCCGGTACAGGGTCCTATCCGCGTCCTCCTCGTCGGCACCGGCTTCGGAAGTAAGGTCCACGCGCCCGGATTCGCATCCGACCCTGCATTTCGGCTCGTGGGTGTCGCGAGCGGACACCTGGAAAACGCCAAAAAGGTCGCCGACGCCCACGCGATCCCCCACGCGACCGACGATTGGAAGAAGCTCCTCGACGACGTCGAGGCCGACCTCGTCTCGATCTCCACTCCCGTCGACCTCCACTATCCGATGGCGCGCGCGGCGCTGGAGCGGGACAGGCACGTCCTCCTCGAGAAACCGTTCGCGCTCAACGCCGCGCAGGCGAAGGAGCTCGCGGCCCTGGCGAAGTCGCGTGGCGTGGTCGCCGTCGTGAACCACGAGTTCCGCCACCAGCCCGGGCGCGCCACGCTGACGCGCTGGATCGAGGAGGGACGGCTGGGTCGGATCGAGCATCTCGTGATGCGCACGCGGCTGCCGGGGTGGGGCCGCGATCCCAACCGCCGTCTGACCTGGCTCACGGAGAAGGAGCGGGGCGGTGGGTTCCTCGGCGCCCTTGGCTCCCACGACGTGGACCAGCTGCTCCTCTGGGGTGGGCCGATTCGGCGGGTCTTTTGCCGGCTCCGCCTCTTGGCCCCCACCGCGCCGGGCGTGACCGCCGCCCACCGGGCGATCTCCGCCGAGGACTGCTACACGATCTTCATCGAGTTCGCGAATGGCGCCACGGGTCTGGTGGACACCTTCGGAGGATCGCGCGTTCGCCAGGAACGTTACGAGGCGTTCGGGTCCGACGACGCGTTCGTCGTCCTGAACGGCGATCGGATCGGGCGCCCGAATGAAAAGGGGGGCTTCGACGACCTACCCATTCCCGAGGATCTCCAGCTAAAGCCGACGCCCGAGATCCCGCTCCTGGCGCCGTTCCGCGTCAAGGTCGCGATGCTGCGCGAGGCGATCCTGAACGGCGCCGCCGCGACCCCGAGCTTCGCCGAGGCTCTCGAGGTTCAGAAGGTGTTGGACGCGGCGCGGAAGAGCGATCAGACGGGGACGTGGGTCGATCTGGAAGAATGA
- a CDS encoding DUF72 domain-containing protein, translated as MFSFEETAGTAWDPIHPRLHIGTSSFSDESWVGTFYPAGAKSANFLSLYARRFDTVEIDATFYRIPTAAQARSWAAKVPAGFKVAAKVPQLITHEKVLVDTGDDLKEFLGSMEELGDKLGPLLIQFPYFRPDVFASASAFLTRLEPFLETLPSERAFALEVRNKAWVGDALLSALRRHRVAFALIDLPWMPMVDALVRKHDVVTADFVYARWLGDRKGIEMKTDRWDRVIVDRTPEMERWVPALASILERNVDVYGYFNNHYAGHAPGSIELLREVWRRKLQS; from the coding sequence ATGTTCTCCTTTGAAGAGACTGCAGGGACCGCCTGGGATCCGATTCATCCCCGGCTTCACATCGGCACGTCGAGCTTCAGCGACGAAAGCTGGGTCGGTACGTTTTACCCCGCCGGCGCGAAGTCCGCGAATTTCCTGAGCCTCTACGCGCGCCGGTTCGACACGGTCGAGATCGACGCCACCTTTTACCGCATTCCCACCGCCGCGCAAGCTCGAAGTTGGGCGGCGAAGGTGCCGGCCGGATTCAAGGTCGCGGCGAAGGTGCCCCAACTGATCACCCACGAGAAGGTCCTGGTCGACACCGGGGACGACTTGAAGGAGTTTCTGGGCTCGATGGAGGAGCTGGGGGACAAGCTGGGACCGCTCCTAATCCAGTTCCCGTATTTCCGCCCCGACGTGTTCGCCTCGGCATCCGCGTTCCTAACCAGGCTGGAGCCGTTTTTGGAGACGCTTCCTTCGGAACGCGCCTTCGCGCTCGAGGTGAGAAACAAGGCGTGGGTCGGAGATGCCCTCCTGTCCGCCCTTCGCCGGCACCGCGTGGCCTTCGCGCTGATCGATCTTCCGTGGATGCCGATGGTAGACGCGCTGGTTCGAAAGCACGACGTCGTGACGGCCGATTTCGTCTACGCGCGCTGGCTGGGGGATCGGAAGGGGATCGAGATGAAAACCGACCGCTGGGACAGGGTGATCGTCGACCGCACGCCCGAAATGGAGCGTTGGGTTCCGGCCCTCGCCTCCATCCTCGAGCGGAACGTCGACGTCTACGGCTACTTCAACAATCACTACGCCGGCCACGCACCCGGCTCCATCGAGCTTTTGCGCGAGGTCTGGCGCCGGAAGCTCCAATCCTGA
- a CDS encoding glycoside hydrolase family 1 protein, with product MAADVTPATSSGQEPGPAARRPNRFLWGAATSAHQTEGGNDRNDWWAWEAIPRKIADGTRSGAACLSWERWEEDLDLVRGLGLNAYRFSIEWSRVEPEVGRYDEAALGHYRAVLEGCRVRGITPLVTLHHFTNPAWFAALGGWEDAKNLPHFVRYARLMGERYGDLVDRWITVNEPEVLGFYAYDSGSFPPGVKDRSRALVVIANLLEAHGLAAHALKETDRVDADGDGVAALTGAAKHWALLEPRSRWSPLDRFVASAQHRVFNVAVARALAGGPIEFSIPGARAVRRQVGALQGSSDFLGVNYYTQWMVSLLGKEPRSVRRGAPMNDLGWEIYPEGLERALHECAAFGLPMLVTENGIADAVDRWRPDFIRASLEALNRARAAGLDIRGYFHWSLMDNFEWADGHLGRFGLYETDFEHPEGPRVKRPSAAVYAQEVAARG from the coding sequence ATGGCCGCAGACGTTACCCCCGCGACTTCGAGCGGACAAGAGCCGGGCCCCGCGGCGCGCCGTCCGAATCGGTTTCTTTGGGGCGCCGCCACGTCGGCGCACCAGACCGAAGGCGGGAACGACCGGAACGATTGGTGGGCCTGGGAAGCGATTCCCCGAAAGATCGCGGACGGAACCCGCTCGGGAGCGGCCTGTCTGAGCTGGGAGCGATGGGAGGAGGATCTCGACCTCGTCCGCGGGCTCGGCTTGAACGCCTATCGCTTCTCGATCGAATGGAGCCGCGTCGAGCCCGAGGTGGGGCGGTACGATGAGGCCGCGCTCGGACACTACCGCGCCGTGCTCGAAGGATGCAGGGTTCGCGGGATCACGCCGCTGGTCACGCTCCACCACTTCACCAACCCGGCCTGGTTCGCCGCGCTCGGCGGCTGGGAAGACGCGAAGAACCTTCCCCATTTCGTGCGCTACGCGCGCCTCATGGGCGAGCGGTACGGAGATCTCGTCGACCGCTGGATCACGGTGAACGAGCCCGAAGTGCTCGGGTTCTACGCCTATGACTCCGGCAGTTTTCCGCCCGGCGTCAAGGACCGTTCGCGCGCGCTCGTCGTCATCGCGAACCTGCTCGAGGCGCACGGCCTCGCCGCCCATGCGCTCAAGGAAACCGACCGGGTCGACGCCGACGGCGATGGCGTGGCCGCACTCACGGGCGCCGCGAAGCACTGGGCCCTGCTGGAGCCGCGCTCCCGGTGGTCGCCGCTCGACCGGTTCGTCGCCTCGGCGCAGCACCGGGTCTTCAACGTCGCGGTCGCCCGCGCGCTCGCGGGAGGCCCGATCGAGTTTTCCATCCCGGGCGCGCGGGCGGTGCGCCGCCAGGTGGGGGCGCTCCAGGGCTCATCCGATTTTCTGGGCGTGAACTACTACACGCAGTGGATGGTCTCGCTCCTGGGAAAGGAGCCCCGCTCGGTACGGCGCGGCGCGCCCATGAACGATCTCGGCTGGGAGATCTATCCCGAGGGGCTGGAGCGCGCGCTCCACGAATGCGCCGCGTTCGGGCTCCCGATGCTCGTGACCGAGAACGGCATCGCCGACGCCGTGGACCGATGGCGGCCGGACTTCATCCGCGCTTCGCTGGAGGCGCTCAACCGCGCCCGGGCCGCCGGGCTCGATATCCGCGGATATTTCCACTGGTCGCTCATGGATAACTTCGAGTGGGCGGACGGCCATCTCGGCCGATTCGGCCTCTACGAGACGGACTTCGAGCACCCGGAAGGGCCCCGCGTGAAGCGCCCGAGTGCGGCGGTCTACGCGCAGGAGGTCGCCGCCCGCGGATGA
- a CDS encoding phosphatase PAP2 family protein encodes MSLRSFFLRLRVEEAITLVFFVPMAYTLARMSTVPTIADGPAAGYPGSLARLVALVAATAFFLWLVRFRPQWGLLRDAMPFVFCANVYVNLDDLIRFYGAKDITADLYRWDLKLFGVEPAIWAERFIHPFLTDYFTFCYWSFYICGPLLGLLLYIRKDWKAFRYTMVSLVLCLYLGYIGYVAWPASAPRLAIPEAFTVALRGGSAFLDSTRAATAAIPLTARGAFPSLHCAVALLALLLAWKHLRWNFWLQLPFGVGLIVGTVYLRHHWVVDILAGFVLTFVAFWVGPLIEEAWARLSERSARALGPSTSPSAASSYSRPEPAREAADRASGAGS; translated from the coding sequence TTGAGCCTCCGCTCGTTTTTCCTCCGACTCCGGGTCGAGGAGGCGATCACCCTCGTCTTCTTCGTGCCGATGGCCTACACGCTCGCGCGCATGAGCACCGTCCCGACAATCGCGGACGGTCCCGCGGCGGGCTACCCCGGATCCCTGGCGCGCCTCGTCGCCCTCGTCGCGGCGACGGCGTTCTTCCTCTGGCTCGTGCGGTTTCGCCCCCAGTGGGGGCTCCTTCGCGACGCGATGCCGTTCGTCTTCTGCGCGAACGTCTACGTGAACCTCGACGATCTGATCCGTTTTTACGGGGCGAAGGACATCACCGCCGACCTCTATCGCTGGGACCTCAAGCTCTTCGGCGTCGAGCCGGCCATCTGGGCCGAGCGGTTCATTCACCCGTTCCTGACCGATTACTTCACGTTCTGCTACTGGAGCTTCTACATTTGCGGTCCGCTTCTGGGCCTCCTTCTCTATATTCGGAAAGACTGGAAGGCGTTTCGCTACACGATGGTGAGCCTGGTCCTCTGTCTCTACTTGGGCTACATCGGGTACGTCGCGTGGCCCGCGTCGGCCCCGCGGCTCGCGATCCCGGAGGCGTTCACCGTGGCGCTCCGCGGCGGATCGGCCTTTCTCGACTCCACCCGCGCGGCGACCGCCGCGATCCCTCTCACCGCGCGCGGCGCGTTCCCGTCGCTCCACTGCGCGGTCGCGCTCCTGGCGCTGCTCCTCGCGTGGAAGCATCTCCGTTGGAATTTCTGGCTTCAGCTCCCCTTCGGAGTCGGGTTGATCGTCGGGACCGTTTACCTACGTCATCACTGGGTGGTCGACATCCTGGCGGGCTTCGTGCTGACATTCGTGGCGTTCTGGGTGGGACCGTTGATCGAGGAAGCGTGGGCTCGATTGTCCGAGCGCTCGGCGCGTGCTCTGGGGCCGTCTACTTCTCCTTCGGCGGCCTCTTCTTATAGTCGCCCTGAACCAGCGCGGGAGGCTGCGGACCGGGCCAGTGGCGCCGGTAGTTGA
- a CDS encoding acetate--CoA ligase family protein, with product MPDSLDPLLRPRSVAVIGASRSRESLGGAILHNLLEAGFQGPVYPVNPNTGHVQSVPAYPDVESIPGDVDLAVIVIPAAHVLEAVEACGRKGVQALIVISAGFREIGPEGAERERELLEAARRHGMRLVGPNCLGLLNTDPNVSLNATFAPVDALPGRVAFSSQSGALGLAILDYARRLALGISQFVSVGNKADVSGNDLIEFWERDKGIDLILLYLESFGNPGKFTQIARRVARKKPIVAVKGGRSKSGARAASSHTGALAGSDVAVDALFHQSGVIRTDTIEELFDTALLLAYQPVPSGDRVAILTNAGGPGIMAADACESAGLTLPSLQPKTMKALRGFLAPEASVKNPVDMIASATAPSYEQALRLLIADQNVDAVIVIFVPPLATGAPEVARAILTGAAGSKKPILSCFMGSHGLPESLQSLNEGHIPSYAFPEAAARTLARVVKYGAWRSAPVGKVPELAGIDPDRARAAIEAALAGDSKTSTQWLDSDSIAKILAAYGIRTPAARTATNRGEAAVVAKSLGFPVVMKIRSADVIHKTDVGGVKLGLRTEEEAARAFDEIRTSLARTKPSARFEGVTLERMVTGGIETIVGMTRDPLFGPVLLFGLGGVAVELLRDVSVRVAPLTDRDADEMIRSIRSYPLLEGYRGSPPSNTASLIDLLHRVSHMATDHPRILEMDLNPVLVFPGTASCIALDVRIKIGRVDSAPEPEAELAGAAAGAAEAESPAPSSPRRR from the coding sequence GTGCCCGACTCGCTCGATCCGCTCCTTCGGCCGCGCTCGGTAGCGGTGATCGGCGCATCGCGGAGCCGCGAATCCCTCGGCGGTGCGATCCTCCACAACCTGCTCGAGGCGGGCTTCCAGGGACCGGTCTACCCGGTCAATCCGAACACGGGCCACGTCCAGTCGGTCCCCGCCTACCCCGACGTCGAGTCGATCCCCGGCGACGTCGATCTCGCGGTCATCGTGATCCCCGCGGCGCACGTGCTCGAGGCCGTCGAGGCATGCGGCCGGAAGGGCGTCCAGGCCCTCATCGTCATCTCGGCGGGCTTCAGGGAGATCGGTCCCGAGGGAGCCGAGCGGGAGCGGGAGCTTTTGGAAGCGGCGCGCCGTCACGGCATGCGCCTCGTCGGGCCGAACTGCCTTGGGCTCCTCAACACCGATCCCAACGTCTCCCTGAACGCGACCTTCGCGCCGGTGGACGCGCTTCCCGGCCGGGTCGCGTTCTCCTCGCAGAGCGGGGCGCTGGGCCTCGCGATTCTCGATTACGCGCGAAGGCTCGCCCTCGGCATCTCCCAGTTCGTAAGCGTGGGGAACAAGGCCGACGTGTCGGGGAACGACCTGATCGAGTTTTGGGAGCGAGACAAGGGGATCGATCTCATTCTTCTCTACCTCGAATCGTTCGGCAACCCGGGGAAGTTCACGCAGATCGCCCGCCGCGTCGCGCGGAAAAAGCCGATCGTGGCGGTGAAGGGCGGCCGCTCGAAGAGCGGCGCGCGGGCCGCGTCGTCGCACACCGGCGCGCTGGCCGGCTCGGACGTCGCGGTGGACGCCCTCTTCCATCAGAGCGGCGTCATCCGGACCGATACGATCGAGGAGCTCTTCGACACGGCGCTCCTCCTCGCCTATCAGCCCGTCCCTTCCGGAGACCGGGTGGCGATTCTCACGAACGCTGGGGGACCGGGAATCATGGCGGCCGATGCCTGCGAATCGGCGGGTCTGACGCTCCCGTCGCTACAGCCCAAGACGATGAAGGCGCTGCGGGGATTTCTCGCGCCCGAGGCGAGCGTCAAGAATCCGGTCGACATGATCGCTTCGGCCACCGCGCCGTCGTACGAGCAGGCTCTCCGTCTCCTGATCGCCGATCAGAACGTCGACGCCGTGATCGTCATCTTCGTCCCGCCGCTCGCGACCGGCGCGCCCGAAGTGGCGCGCGCGATCCTCACGGGCGCGGCGGGATCGAAGAAGCCGATCCTCTCCTGCTTCATGGGGTCGCACGGTCTTCCCGAGAGCCTCCAATCGCTCAACGAGGGGCACATCCCTTCCTACGCCTTCCCGGAGGCGGCGGCGCGCACGCTCGCCCGCGTCGTGAAGTACGGAGCGTGGCGGAGCGCACCGGTCGGGAAAGTGCCCGAGCTCGCGGGAATCGATCCCGACCGCGCTCGAGCTGCCATCGAGGCGGCGCTCGCAGGAGACTCCAAGACGTCCACGCAGTGGCTTGATTCCGACTCCATCGCGAAGATCCTCGCCGCGTACGGAATCCGCACGCCCGCGGCGCGCACCGCCACCAATCGGGGCGAGGCGGCGGTCGTCGCGAAGAGCCTTGGGTTCCCGGTCGTGATGAAGATCCGGTCCGCCGACGTCATCCACAAGACGGACGTCGGCGGCGTCAAGCTGGGGCTTCGGACCGAGGAGGAAGCTGCGCGCGCCTTCGACGAGATCCGGACGTCGCTCGCCAGAACGAAGCCGAGCGCCCGCTTCGAGGGCGTGACGCTCGAGCGGATGGTGACCGGAGGAATCGAGACGATCGTGGGCATGACCCGGGATCCCCTCTTCGGACCGGTGCTCCTCTTCGGGCTCGGCGGCGTCGCGGTCGAGCTGCTCCGGGACGTGTCGGTTCGGGTGGCGCCCCTCACCGACCGCGATGCGGACGAGATGATTCGCAGTATCCGGAGCTACCCGCTCCTCGAGGGCTACCGCGGATCTCCGCCCTCGAACACGGCGTCGCTCATCGATCTCCTCCACCGGGTCTCGCACATGGCGACCGACCATCCTCGGATTCTCGAGATGGATCTGAATCCGGTCCTCGTGTTCCCCGGCACCGCCTCCTGCATCGCCCTCGACGTTCGGATCAAGATCGGGCGGGTCGACTCGGCTCCGGAGCCCGAAGCCGAGCTCGCCGGCGCGGCCGCGGGCGCGGCCGAAGCTGAGTCGCCCGCCCCGTCCTCGCCCCGCCGGCGTTGA
- a CDS encoding 4a-hydroxytetrahydrobiopterin dehydratase, with amino-acid sequence MAKLTEAEIKAALQELPGWVNQDGKLTKTFSHASFPEAIVFVNAVAHLAELANHHPDIDVRYSNITLSLVTHDQGGITQKDAALAKQVEAIRKKAGVLA; translated from the coding sequence ATGGCCAAGCTGACCGAAGCCGAAATCAAAGCGGCCCTCCAAGAGTTGCCCGGTTGGGTGAACCAGGACGGCAAATTGACCAAGACCTTCAGCCACGCCTCCTTTCCCGAAGCGATCGTGTTCGTCAACGCGGTGGCCCACCTGGCGGAGCTGGCGAACCATCATCCCGATATCGACGTACGCTATTCCAACATCACGCTTTCGCTCGTGACGCATGACCAGGGAGGGATCACGCAGAAGGATGCCGCGCTCGCGAAGCAGGTCGAAGCGATCCGCAAGAAAGCCGGCGTCCTGGCGTAG
- a CDS encoding DUF59 domain-containing protein, with protein MATEAEIRTALEEVVDPEIHLSIIELGLVREIDQSVEPFMVRMLLTTPFCPYAPQIMAQVKEVVTRVTGKPTDVEILAEQWTPEMMPDPGLLGRW; from the coding sequence ATGGCGACCGAAGCCGAAATCCGAACCGCGCTGGAAGAGGTGGTCGATCCCGAAATCCACCTCAGCATCATAGAGTTGGGACTGGTCCGCGAAATCGACCAGAGCGTCGAGCCCTTCATGGTGCGGATGCTACTCACGACCCCTTTCTGCCCGTACGCGCCGCAGATCATGGCGCAGGTGAAGGAAGTCGTGACCCGCGTCACGGGGAAGCCGACCGATGTGGAGATTTTGGCCGAGCAGTGGACCCCGGAAATGATGCCGGATCCGGGCCTGCTCGGACGCTGGTAG